The window GTAAAATATCGGTGTGAAATTTAAGTTAAGAGTTTATAGTCAAAGAGGGGGGACACAAAGACAATTACTATCTGACTAAGACGGAAAATGGTTGGGTTGTTAATACATTGTCAAACAAATTAAGCTATATTTAACCCACAAACCCAAAAACCAAAATTATATTTTTTAAATGCTTCATTCATAACTTAATCTCTCCAAATACACATCTAAAAACACCCTACTTAGCAAGCACATTGGCAATTCGTTTGATAATTTTCCTCTTTGAAGGTCATTTTGACGCTTTAATTGAGTAGCAATCTTCTCGAACTGTGCAATGAGTTGAGAGAATTGATGTTCATAATACCTCTAACCTCCAAATTTTTCATTCCCTATAATATCAATCTTTCATATTTTATATTTCTATTTTTAAATCTACAAATAGTAGATGATGTATAAAATTTTGTGTCAAGCATTTAGTTAGACCAAAAGAAAAAGGTAGGGTATTCTCTGATTTGACCAATCATCTAGAGAAAGGAGTACCCTACCTATGTCTAAGAGTATATCGAATATAGATTGGATGAATCAACTGGAAAACGTTATTCGTGAGTTTGTAAAGGAAAAATTAGAGCTGATCATGAAGGAAGAAATCCAGACTTTCCTCGAAATGGAACAAGAGGGAACGTCGAATAGAAGAAACGGCTATTACCATCGAAACCTAGACACGCAGTATGGTCGTATCGAAGGACTTTCTGTTCCAAGAGACCGAAAGGGGGAATTTCAAACGCAGCTGTTCACCCCTTACCAACGCCATACGGGCTGGCTCGAGGAAGCCATCATCAAGATGTATCAAAGTGGTATGAGTACGCGTGAAATTGGCAAGTTTATTGAACGAATTTTAGGCAAGGCCTATTCTCCTTCAACGATCAGTCGTATGACCGATATCGTGAAAGAAGACATTGAGAAATGGCACAAACGTCCCCTGAACAAACGTTATTCTGTCTTATATTTAGACGGATTGTATGTAAAACTTCGTCGCGATACCGTGGAGAAAGAAGTGATTTATGTGGTGTTGGGGGTCAACGAAGAAGGATATCGCGAAATTCTTGATTTTTTCGTAGGAGGACAGGAGAGTGCCTATGGATGGCAAGAGATTCTTCAACAGCTCTACAAAAGAGGCGTACAGGAAGTGCTTCTGGGCGTATTTGATGGCCTTCCGGGGCTAGAGGAAGCCTTTAAGGCTGTTTATCCGAAAGCCGATGTGCAGCGCTGTGTCGTTCACAAAGTACGTAATACCTTAAATCGTGTTCGGAAAAAAGATCAATTTGAAGTGGCAGAGGATCTCAAACTGATTTATCGCGCACCGAATAAGGAGATTGCGTTACAGATGTTTCAACAGTTTGAGTCGAAATGGTCGAACAAGTATCCGAGAGAAGTTCAATCTTGGGCCAATGAGTTGGATGTCCTCCTTACATTTATGGATTATCCAAGCAGTATTCGAAGTGTGATTTACACGACCAATGCCATTGAACGAACGATCAAAGAGATTCGGAAACGTCTAAAGCCGATGAACAGTTTGAGTAGTTTAGAAGCCGCTGAAAAAGTCGTGTATTTGACCATCCAAGATTTTAATGAGAAATGGGCAGGACGAAAATTACGAGGATTTGCTGAAGCCTATGAAACCCTTCAACAAATGTTTGAAAAACGTTATAACTAACCAAATATTGTAAACGAACAAAATAAAGGGATTCTCCCTTTCCACACAGGAGACTGAATATTCAGTCTCCTGTGTGGAGGAAATCGAACCCCTATCCATTCCAAATCCATTTCAGAGATACCCTATCTATCTTACATAACACAAAATTCTTGACGGTACCAAATAGTATTAATGGGTTTATTTGTATTTCTTTTTCTCTTGATATAATGTTATATAGAATGCCATATAGATATATCCTTTTAATAGGGCTTTTTAAGTTGTAATATTGTACAATTAATGTTACGAGGATGATAAAAAATGCAACAGACTTTATTTGATGTTAGGAAATATATTAAAGCAAAGCCAGTATTAAAATGGGCAGGCGGTAAATCTCAAATGCTTAATGTACTTGTACCTAACGTTCCCAAAAAATACAATAAATATATAGAACCTTTTGTAGGCGGAGGCGCTTTATTCTTTGAGCTTTCTCCCGAAAGAGCAATTATTTCGGACTCTAATCCAGAATTGATTAATTTATATAAAATAATCGCAGAGAATGTAAATGAGTTAATAGAATTGTTAAAAGAAATGAAAAATGATGAAGAATTTTATTATAGAATTAGAGCATTAAACCCTGAAACATTAACAAATATTGAGAGAGCTGCCCGAACTTTGTATTTAAATAGAACATGCTATAACGGTTTATATAGAGTGAATAAAAAAGGAGAATTTAATGTTCCGTTTGGAAAATATAAAAATCCTAAAATTTGTGATGAAGAAAACCTACAAGCTGCAAGCGAAGTATTAAAAAATGCCATAATTATTCACGGTGATTATAAAGACGTGCTTCAAGAATACGCAGAGCCAGGGGACTTCATATTTTTAGACCCACCTTATATTCCTGTATCAAAGTACTCTGATTTTAAACGTTATACTAAAGAACAATTTTATATAGAAGACCAAAGAGAATTGGCTAATGAAGTGAAACGGTTAAAGGATCTGGGGTGCTACATTCTTTTGACAAATTCAAATCACCCATTAGTTCATGAATTGTATAAGGATTATGAAATAAGTGTACATCAAACTAAACGGAATATTAGCAGTAAAGCATCAAAGAGAACAGGAGAGGATGTACTTGTCAAAATTGAACCTAGAAAATGAAAGTAAAATAATAGCAGAACCAATTGAATTACCTGAGCAAATGAATAAGTTTCCTTCAACTAGGTTCATGGGTAGTAAGGAAAAGCTAATAGAATATATATGGGGAGTAGCATCTCAATTTCAATTTGATAGTGTTTTAGACTTGTTCAGCGGTAGTGGTGTAGTTAGTTATATGTTTAAAACTCAAAACAAGCAAGTATTTAGCAACGATTATATGGCTTTTTCTGCAAATATTGCCAAAGCTTTAGTTGAAAATAATCATGTTACCCTAACTAACGAGGATTTAGAAATAATATTAAATGAAGATACATCAACTGATAATTTTGTATCAGAAACATTTAAAGACTTGTATTTTAGTGATGAAGACAACGCTTTTATTGATTTGGTTAGAGCTAATATAAAAAAATTAGAAAACAATATGAAAAAATCACTTGTATATGCAGCGTTAGTTCGTGCCTGCTTAAAAAAGCGGCCACGAGGAATTTTTACCTATACTGGTCTCCGTTATGATGATGGAAGGCGTGATTTAAGGTTATCTTTAAGAGAACAGTTTATGGAGGCTGTTGAATCAGTAAATGGAGCAGTGTTTGATAATGGAAAAGAAAATATATCCAGTCATGGAGATGCAATGACTTTAAAAAAACATGCAGATTTGATTTATATTGACCCTCCATATTATAGTCCTTTGAGCGATAATGAATATGTAAGGAGATATCATTTTGTCGAAGGATTGCTAAGAGATTGGCAAGGTGTAGAAATGCAATGGCACACAAAGACTAAAAAGTTTAAAAGTTATCCTACACCGTTTAAAACTTTAGATGGTGCTTTCAAAGCTTTTGACAAGCTATTCGAATTTCATAAAAACAGTATATTAATTGTTTCATACTCATCCAATTCTTTACCAACAAAAGAAGATATAGTTTTATTAATGGAAAAATATAAAAAAAATGTTGATGTAGTATCTATCAGTCATAAATATTCGTTTGGGAATCAAGGGCACAAAGTTGGAAATAACAAAAATAATGTTGAAGAATATTTATTTGTTGGTTATTGATTTTAGGGGAAGAGGTTTATGACAAAAAAAGCATGGTATATAGGGAACACAACTATTCGAAATGCAAAAAGGCTAAAAGATGGATTACGTGTACTGGTAGATTCCTCATTACATGGTAATTTAATAGGAAAAAGTAATGAACAAGAATTTGCCAGGCTCTTACATGAAGAGGGTGTTGTTTTTGTAAAGCGATTAGAAGATAATCCAAGAAATGACGCCAGTGATGTAGGAAGAAAATGGAGAGCTGCTTTAATGCAATTAGGTTTCATCAGACATGCAGAGTCTGATAGACCTTTTACAATAACACCGAACGGTTTGAGATTAATTAATGCAAATACGCTACCAGCGGAACAAGAAGTCTTTTTGAGGGCTTTGTTGGCTCATCAAATTCCATCAGTTATCGAAGCTTTTCCTGACCCTGTGTTTAGTCCTTTGAGGATTGTATTAGAAGTGTTAAAAAAATTAGAAGAGCAAAATTTAGAAGCTAAAATTACGAAAGATGAAATGACATCTATTGTACAAGTTACAAGAAGAATCGAAGACGTAGATAATGCCGTAAATAAAATAAGAGAATATCGTGAGCAACTTTCTCAAATTGAAGTAGCAAGGGATAGAAAACGCTTTATAAATGCTTATCGTGATGAGGTTGCTTCGACCTTGGCTGGTCAGAGTTCAGGTACACTCAAGGATTATGCTGATTCTAATTTTAGATATTTAAAATTGACTGGATTATTTGTAGAAAATGGAAGTTCACTCAAAATTGCGGAACATAAGTATACAATTTTTAAACAAATTTTGTCTAAACCATATGAGCCAATACCAGATAGAGATTATCTGAATATTTTATGGAACGGTGCAATATTACCAACAGATAATGTAAGTAAAGCAATTGAAGCAATTAATTCAACAGCTGCTCTTTTGAAAAATAACGGTGAAATGGTAGAACTGCCCAATTTAACAACAATGGATGAACAAGATTTATCCCAATTACGGTTAAAATTAGAAGAAGATTGGCTAAAAGTATTAGAAAAACAATTTGCCAATAATCAAGTAAATGAATGGAAAGATATCCTAGAATATTTAAAGGCTTTAACTAAACCAATTAAAAAAGGAAGCAAAATTCCTCAAGGAGAAGGACCGGCTTATTTTGAATGGGCATTGTGGAGAGCGTTTTTGGCTATAAATCATTTGAAAAATTCGCCATGGGAGGCAAGACGTTTTCGGGTTGATGAAGAATTTTATCCATTAGGACATGCTAGTGGTGGAGGTTCTGATTTAATATTTGAATTTGATGATTTTGTTATAGTCGGCGAAGTAACACTATCAAGCTCTTCCAGACAAGAAGCAATGGAGGGAGCACCTGTTAGGAAACATGTTGCAGATATGGTAGATTGCTATAGGGAAAAAGGTAAAAAGGTATACGGTTTATTTTTGGCAAATACGATTGATACTAATACTGCTGAAACATTTCGTGTTGGAGTGTGGTATCAACAAGACGATAGAAAAATAGATTTAGAAATTCTGCCACTTACACTGGAACAGTTTATTATCATTTTTGAAAATGGATTTAAAGATGGTGAACGAAGAATCAATTATAAAATGTTTGAAGATCTTATAAATAGTTGTCGTGAAAATTGTGATGCTACAGATGCCCCAACTTGGAAGAAAATTATTAATGAAAAAGTTAATTGCTTTGCGAATAATTTAAGGGAAATTTCATAAGAAAAATTTGAACTTATTATTTTTTATCAGTTTTTCAATTGAATTTTCAAATATCAGCTTTATTTTTATAAGCAAAAGAGAATTTTACTGGAGTTCTTAAAAGGACTGGGGTCCGGTCTATGGTGAAATAAACATTCATCAGGCAGAAAGTTTTAAACAAGTTTTTTGAGATTTTCACTTAAAAATTTATGACAAACGTTATTAGCCCAATATTGTTGATGAATTGCCACCAATGCACGACTCAAAATCGTGTTCCCTTGCAGGAGTGTGGGTTCGACTCCCACCATCGGCATCATACATAACGAAAAGCCTGTAAAGTCAATGCTTTGAGCCGTTCAGAGCATTGACTTTTTTGTTTTTTAGAAGGTAAAGCAAAAGGCAAATTGTGTGGATAACAAGACGACACGCCCACTACTTTAACGGAGGTGTTTAATATACAAAAGCGTGGAGATACTAAATAGAGACTAATGCACGTCTGTATTTAACGAATTATAGGGGGATTTTATGAAAAATCACCATCACTTATTACAAGCTGTAGATCGCCAAAAAGAAAAGCAAATGAAAAAAGGGGAAGGACCTTATCTTCATTGGTGGCAGCTTTCCTTAATAGGGATTGGTTCCATTATAGGGGCCGGTTTTTTCTTGGGAACTGGGCTTTCTATAAAAATTGCGGGGCCGTCTATTTTATTTGGATATTTAATTGCGGGCATCACCATCTTTTTTGTTTTTAGTGCTTTGGCGGAAATGACCGTCAATGATCCAGAGCCAGGATCTTTCCGAACGTATGCAAGAAAAGCATATGGCCGTTCAGCTGGTTTTGTTTCTGGATGGATGTATTGGCTGTCAGGAATTTTAATCATGTCTAGCGAAATTGTGGCGTTATCGACTTTTACTCAATTTTGGTTTCCGCATACTCCATTATGGATTTTTTCTATTATATATGCGGCATTGGGATTTGCGATTAATTTCTTAGGAGTAAAGAATTTTGGCCAAATAGAGTCACTGTTTGCAGTAGTTAAGCTATCCATTCTCATTTGTTTCATTGGTTTTGGGGCTTTGTTTATATTGGGAGTCGTTCATCCCAAAGGTGTTTCTTCTTTTCATCCAGGAATGGGCAGTTTCTTTCCGAACGGTGTAAAAGGTTTATGGTCAGCGATGATTTTTATCTTTTTTTCGTTTGGCGGTATTGAAGTGGTTGGAGTCGCATCATCGGAGCTTGACAATAAAAAAGATATTACTAAAGCCGGCACTGGATTAATCATTACACTTGTATCCATCTATATATTGTCTTTATTTTTTGTATTAAATATGGTGAATTGGACAAAAATTGATGAGTCGGAGAGTCCTTTTGTTACAGCTCTTTCAGCTTTTCAAATTCCTTATTTGGATTCTCTGTTTAATATGATCATTATAAGCGCTGCATTTTCTACAATGGTTGGTGCCCTTTTTTCCATAAGTCGTGTAATGGTTTCTTTAGCAGAGGATGGCGACGCACCGAAAATTCTGAAAGAAAAAAACAGTCGTGGCGTAGCACAGAAAGCCCTATTAATAACAGCTATTGGTCTAAGCATCTCTATTCTTTTTTCTTATTTATTACCAAATACGATGTATGAATATGTGACTACTTCTGCAGGAGTTATTCTGATATTAAACTGGGTCATGATACTTGCATCACACATAAAACTACATCCGACATATGCAAATAACAAAGGAACGTTCAAAGTTTTTGGGTATCCTTTTACTTCCTACATAGGAATTGCTTTTATTTTGTTGGGGATGTCCGGTTCTCTAATCCTAGCCAAAGAAAGAATAGGTCTGTTTATAAGTATAGGACTGATTCTGGTGATTTTTTTATGCTATAAATTTATTTTTAGAGCTGAAAATAGGCAATAGTACAGGGATTTTCACCTTTAATCCAATACTTTATTGAGTGAAAAGAGGATGATTGATTATTTGACCCTTTATTTACATGATTCAAAGATATTGGCAAATACTATAAGACGAATTCAGGGTATGGCGGAATTGGCGCATGACTCAAAAGCTTTTTCACTAGTGAAGGGTGACTCCCGCGCCGGCATCGAAAAAGGTAGTAAAATCAAGGCTTCAACAGAAATGCTGAAGTCTTTTTTTGTTTTTAATACAACGAAAATAGCCAGGGATCATATGCCTTGTATGAGGATTTGTGTTTTTGAAGATGATTTGAAGCGTATAAAAATAATGAGAAGAACTTTCATTCAAACGAAGAAATGAAAAGGAGTAAAAAGATCGTTTAACAAATTCAATAGAAACGGAATTATTTACAATGTTAAAATATTATAAAAATAAAATGAGGAGTGTCTGTTTTTGAAAGAAAAACGATTACAGATCCATCCACTCGGGTGGAATATCATATTGGGTACTCTATTCGGCAGAATGTCTACTTCCATGAGTATACCCTTTCTGGCTATTTATCTTACGCAAGTAAAACACTTATCTCCTGCCGTAACAGGTATGATCATAGCTGTAAGTTCATTAGTGGGCATTGTATCCAGTTTTTACGGAGGATTTTTATCTGATTTTTTGGGGAGGAAAACAGTATTATTAATATCCATATTTAGTTGGTCTTTAGTTTTTGTGGGTTTTTTCTTTGCGGATAAAGTCATCGCTTTTTTTGTTTTAAATGCATTAAATGGTCTTTGTCAGTCCATATTTGAACCATCATCAAAAGCGTTGTTATCTGATATAAGTAAAGAAGAAAATCGTTTACAGATATTCAACTTACGATATACAGCCATTAATATTGGTGTTGTATTTGGCCCCATTTTGGGATTAAAGTTGGGTTCAGCTGAAAGCACTTTTCCATTTTTAATAGCCGGATTCATTTACTTTATTTATGGAATGTCTTTAGTTTATTCATTTAGCCATTATACGATCGACACGAAGGATGAAAAAGAAGAGAAAATCAAGTTGAGTACAGCTTTTCATGTGACAAGAAAAGACACTGTTTTCCTTGCTGTATTATTGGGGATCATATTATCCATTTCAGGCTATTCGCAATTTTCATCAACGTTGCCGCAGTATTTTGCTGAACAAATGAAAAATGGCGTAAAACTTTTTTCTTTGTTTTTGTCCTTAAACGCGATTGTAGTGATCATTGTCCAATATCCTATTGTCAAAGTGATGAACAAATTTCATCCCTTAAATTCCATAATATTAGGCAATATTTTTATTAGTTTAAGCTTGCTGTCTTTTTCTTTTACGTCCAATCCACTCATTTTGTCTATAATCGTCATTTTTTTCACTATTGGAGAAGTGATGATGTTTACAATGACGGACTTGTTAGTCGATCATATTGCAAAACCCGGTTTAAAAGGTACTTACTTTGGAGCCATTGGGTTTAATCGTTTGGGAAATGTAATTGGTCCTTGGTTAGGTGGTTTACTTCTTGAATCTTTTGGTGTTCATCATTCTTTTTATATGTTCTTGATTATTTTTATCACGACCATTTCCGGAATCCCTGCATTAATGTTTTCAAGAAATAAATTAAAAAAATGAGTGCATTAAAAAAGACAGTATCTGCGGATAAACTAACCATTTAATAAAATTTTTCATTTTA of the Bacillus smithii genome contains:
- a CDS encoding MDR family MFS transporter; the protein is MKEKRLQIHPLGWNIILGTLFGRMSTSMSIPFLAIYLTQVKHLSPAVTGMIIAVSSLVGIVSSFYGGFLSDFLGRKTVLLISIFSWSLVFVGFFFADKVIAFFVLNALNGLCQSIFEPSSKALLSDISKEENRLQIFNLRYTAINIGVVFGPILGLKLGSAESTFPFLIAGFIYFIYGMSLVYSFSHYTIDTKDEKEEKIKLSTAFHVTRKDTVFLAVLLGIILSISGYSQFSSTLPQYFAEQMKNGVKLFSLFLSLNAIVVIIVQYPIVKVMNKFHPLNSIILGNIFISLSLLSFSFTSNPLILSIIVIFFTIGEVMMFTMTDLLVDHIAKPGLKGTYFGAIGFNRLGNVIGPWLGGLLLESFGVHHSFYMFLIIFITTISGIPALMFSRNKLKK
- a CDS encoding IS256 family transposase, which produces MSKSISNIDWMNQLENVIREFVKEKLELIMKEEIQTFLEMEQEGTSNRRNGYYHRNLDTQYGRIEGLSVPRDRKGEFQTQLFTPYQRHTGWLEEAIIKMYQSGMSTREIGKFIERILGKAYSPSTISRMTDIVKEDIEKWHKRPLNKRYSVLYLDGLYVKLRRDTVEKEVIYVVLGVNEEGYREILDFFVGGQESAYGWQEILQQLYKRGVQEVLLGVFDGLPGLEEAFKAVYPKADVQRCVVHKVRNTLNRVRKKDQFEVAEDLKLIYRAPNKEIALQMFQQFESKWSNKYPREVQSWANELDVLLTFMDYPSSIRSVIYTTNAIERTIKEIRKRLKPMNSLSSLEAAEKVVYLTIQDFNEKWAGRKLRGFAEAYETLQQMFEKRYN
- a CDS encoding AlwI family type II restriction endonuclease; the protein is MTKKAWYIGNTTIRNAKRLKDGLRVLVDSSLHGNLIGKSNEQEFARLLHEEGVVFVKRLEDNPRNDASDVGRKWRAALMQLGFIRHAESDRPFTITPNGLRLINANTLPAEQEVFLRALLAHQIPSVIEAFPDPVFSPLRIVLEVLKKLEEQNLEAKITKDEMTSIVQVTRRIEDVDNAVNKIREYREQLSQIEVARDRKRFINAYRDEVASTLAGQSSGTLKDYADSNFRYLKLTGLFVENGSSLKIAEHKYTIFKQILSKPYEPIPDRDYLNILWNGAILPTDNVSKAIEAINSTAALLKNNGEMVELPNLTTMDEQDLSQLRLKLEEDWLKVLEKQFANNQVNEWKDILEYLKALTKPIKKGSKIPQGEGPAYFEWALWRAFLAINHLKNSPWEARRFRVDEEFYPLGHASGGGSDLIFEFDDFVIVGEVTLSSSSRQEAMEGAPVRKHVADMVDCYREKGKKVYGLFLANTIDTNTAETFRVGVWYQQDDRKIDLEILPLTLEQFIIIFENGFKDGERRINYKMFEDLINSCRENCDATDAPTWKKIINEKVNCFANNLREIS
- a CDS encoding DNA adenine methylase codes for the protein MQQTLFDVRKYIKAKPVLKWAGGKSQMLNVLVPNVPKKYNKYIEPFVGGGALFFELSPERAIISDSNPELINLYKIIAENVNELIELLKEMKNDEEFYYRIRALNPETLTNIERAARTLYLNRTCYNGLYRVNKKGEFNVPFGKYKNPKICDEENLQAASEVLKNAIIIHGDYKDVLQEYAEPGDFIFLDPPYIPVSKYSDFKRYTKEQFYIEDQRELANEVKRLKDLGCYILLTNSNHPLVHELYKDYEISVHQTKRNISSKASKRTGEDVLVKIEPRK
- a CDS encoding DNA adenine methylase, which produces MSKLNLENESKIIAEPIELPEQMNKFPSTRFMGSKEKLIEYIWGVASQFQFDSVLDLFSGSGVVSYMFKTQNKQVFSNDYMAFSANIAKALVENNHVTLTNEDLEIILNEDTSTDNFVSETFKDLYFSDEDNAFIDLVRANIKKLENNMKKSLVYAALVRACLKKRPRGIFTYTGLRYDDGRRDLRLSLREQFMEAVESVNGAVFDNGKENISSHGDAMTLKKHADLIYIDPPYYSPLSDNEYVRRYHFVEGLLRDWQGVEMQWHTKTKKFKSYPTPFKTLDGAFKAFDKLFEFHKNSILIVSYSSNSLPTKEDIVLLMEKYKKNVDVVSISHKYSFGNQGHKVGNNKNNVEEYLFVGY
- a CDS encoding amino acid permease; its protein translation is MKNHHHLLQAVDRQKEKQMKKGEGPYLHWWQLSLIGIGSIIGAGFFLGTGLSIKIAGPSILFGYLIAGITIFFVFSALAEMTVNDPEPGSFRTYARKAYGRSAGFVSGWMYWLSGILIMSSEIVALSTFTQFWFPHTPLWIFSIIYAALGFAINFLGVKNFGQIESLFAVVKLSILICFIGFGALFILGVVHPKGVSSFHPGMGSFFPNGVKGLWSAMIFIFFSFGGIEVVGVASSELDNKKDITKAGTGLIITLVSIYILSLFFVLNMVNWTKIDESESPFVTALSAFQIPYLDSLFNMIIISAAFSTMVGALFSISRVMVSLAEDGDAPKILKEKNSRGVAQKALLITAIGLSISILFSYLLPNTMYEYVTTSAGVILILNWVMILASHIKLHPTYANNKGTFKVFGYPFTSYIGIAFILLGMSGSLILAKERIGLFISIGLILVIFLCYKFIFRAENRQ